The genomic interval GCTTATATCAGATGGTCGATGCTGGTCCCGGTCATCCATGGAAGCCGTTTCATATTGTTTCCCGAACGGTTCACCCCCGCGTCGATTCCTACGGTTTCTCCATGACCTACGACGACGCCCTGAACACGAAGGCCGTGTACCGCCTGGAGTTTCTGTACCAGGATCGGCCTTACGAGAAGGATTATATAAATGGTGCAGACCCTTGGCCCACGGACATCGAGAGGAGAAAGACCATCAAGGCCCTCCTGGGGATCGACCGGCCGACGTTCGTGAAGTTCCTGAACCCGACCCGTACGGTCAGCTTCGGTTTCCAGGCCTTTGTGACCCAGGTCGTCGAGCACCGAAAAGACATCAAAAAGGACGGCCTGACCCTGAACGGCTCCCACCCGTCCCAGACCACGACCATGTTCAGCTTCTCCGCGGACACGGGGTACATGCAGGACCGGATCAAACCCAATATGCTCTACATCTTCGATCCCGGCCGGAAGGGGCATTATCTCCAGGTGGGGACGGAGTTCCGTCTTTCGGACAACATCCTCTGGTACGTGGGCGCCACCCTGTATGACGGCAAGCACAGCGACAATGCCGCCAACGACAACCTGGCCTACTTCGAGTGGGCCGACGAAATCCAGTCACGAATCACGTTTCAATTTTAATAAAGGAGGGATAGACGTATGAGATTCAAGAAAAAAACGATGACATGGACGGTACTGGCGGGTATTTGCGCCTTGCTCCTGCTCGTGGCGGGGGTATCACCGGTTGCGGCCCTGACGGATCAGCAGGCCAGGGTACCCGGTTATTACGGTTTCGAGCAGAACCTGGACAAGTTCGATTTCACGGGTATGCCCATGAAGCTTCCTTCCAACGAGGTGGAGAGGCTTTCGAACGGGAAGATCAAGGTGGGTATGGTCATCAACAAGAACAATGTGGACAGTATGAAGAACGAACTGATCGCCCTGACCAGCCCGGGCATTTACGAGATGGTGAAGCGGGGCATGGAGATGGTCATTGCGGACTACAAGCCCTGGCCCGTTCCCAAGGCTTTCGCCGCCGTGACGAAGGCGAACGCCGGGCAGGCGGTCATCACCCCCGACGGGAACCTGAAGACAAAGGGCGGCCGGTGGTGGACCGGTGGTATTCCCTTCTTCACGGTGGATCAGAAGGATCCCCAGGCGGGTCTGAAGGCCTGGTACAACCAGATAAACACCTATGACGGCGACGATTTTACCCACGACTGGGTCAGCATGTTTTACATCGGCCCCCGAGGAAACCGGGAAAGAACCGTCGAGATGTCCTGGGACCGCCTCTTCCTGACGAGCCGGGAAATGATCAACCCCAAACCGTCCTACGACCCCAAGGTGGAGGACATCTTCTTCAAGGAACTGGTTTACGTGCAGAGCCCGGCGGACCTGCAGGGTTTCGGCAACCTGACGTACCGATACAACGATCAGAACAAATCGGATGACGCCTTCGCCTACATCCCAGCCATGCGACGGGTCCGCCGTATCACGAGCGGTCAGCGGTTCGACGCGTTCGTCGGCTGCGACTCCGCCATCGGTGACTTCCGGACCCTGGACGTCCCCCTGGCGCGGTGGAACTGGAAGCTGATCGCCGTGCAGCCGAAGTTGACGACCCTGTTCTGCCTGGACTACATCACGGAGAACAAGAATGCCCAACGTCGCCACCCGACGACGGTGGGAGAAAAATTCCCCCGGATGAACTGGCGTCTGTGGCCCAATGTCTACGTCATTGAGGCGACGCCCAAAACCAAAAAGGACTGCCCCGTGTACAGCAAGAAGGTTCTCTGGTCCATGGGTGGAAACTGGAAGAGCGGCCTCGCCGATGCCTATGATCAGCAGGGCAAGCTCTGGAAAACGACCCAGAACTATTTCTATGGGTACGGCGACGGCAAGGTTCTCGATTTGCTTGCCCACTATGAACACGACTTCTATACATACGACCACCAGGCCGACCACGCGTCGCCCTGGCATATCGACTTCCCGCACCGGAAGTTCAACGTCGGATTCACGCCCGAGCGTTTTTCGACGAAGTATCTCCAGCGGTATGGTCATTGATCCCGTCGGGTAGAGATTCTTGACCCGATCATGTTGGAACGGGGATCGCCGGGAAACGGGAAAACCGGCTTTTCGGCGGTCCCCGCCCTCCCATGACGGGAAGACGGGAACCATTTGAAAGGGCGGCGCATGTCATGCGCCGCTTTTCTTTTGTGTGTCGGGCCCCCAGTCAGCGCGGGGTAAGGCCAACCGGGGCGGATGCCGTGAAATCATCGGAGAATCCTGTTGCCATTCAGGACGAAATTTTATAAGGTTGGAGAAAAATTGCAGGGGGGGATATGGTCAACAAGGTGATTTTGATCGGCAGGCTGGGGGCGGACCCGGAAGTTCGCTATACGCCGGATGGAACCATGGTCGTCAATTTCCGGATGGCCACGGATGAATCCTTCAAGAACAGGCAGGGCGAGAAGGTGACCAGGACGGAATGGCATCGCATCGTCGTTTTCGGACGGCTGGCGGAGATTTGCGGAAACTACCTGAGCAAGGGCCGGCTCGTTTTTATCGAGGGCCGGCTGCAA from Deltaproteobacteria bacterium carries:
- a CDS encoding DUF1329 domain-containing protein, with protein sequence MRFKKKTMTWTVLAGICALLLLVAGVSPVAALTDQQARVPGYYGFEQNLDKFDFTGMPMKLPSNEVERLSNGKIKVGMVINKNNVDSMKNELIALTSPGIYEMVKRGMEMVIADYKPWPVPKAFAAVTKANAGQAVITPDGNLKTKGGRWWTGGIPFFTVDQKDPQAGLKAWYNQINTYDGDDFTHDWVSMFYIGPRGNRERTVEMSWDRLFLTSREMINPKPSYDPKVEDIFFKELVYVQSPADLQGFGNLTYRYNDQNKSDDAFAYIPAMRRVRRITSGQRFDAFVGCDSAIGDFRTLDVPLARWNWKLIAVQPKLTTLFCLDYITENKNAQRRHPTTVGEKFPRMNWRLWPNVYVIEATPKTKKDCPVYSKKVLWSMGGNWKSGLADAYDQQGKLWKTTQNYFYGYGDGKVLDLLAHYEHDFYTYDHQADHASPWHIDFPHRKFNVGFTPERFSTKYLQRYGH
- a CDS encoding single-stranded DNA-binding protein, whose product is MVNKVILIGRLGADPEVRYTPDGTMVVNFRMATDESFKNRQGEKVTRTEWHRIVVFGRLAEICGNYLSKGRLVFIEGRLQTSTWDDKDGNKRWTTEIIAANMQMLESKGQGRGQDVAMDEPVPPYDSGGSVPDDDVPF